ACCAAAGCGACATGCGTCCAGCCGGCGACCGGGGTGTGGCTGACCAGCACCGCGGGCACGCTGTCGGATGCGACTCGCTCGATCACGAAGGCGCCGTTGCGGCCCAGCGCGAGCCCGGCAATGGCGGTTTTTGGCGCGGTCTTCGGCCCGTAGATGTCGCGGCCCGCGCGGGCGGGGATAAGGTATTGCTTGCCGGTCTCGTTGATGCGGCCCTCAACGCTTTCGTCGGGCATCAGGCGCAGGTCGATGTCGGGCTTGGCCCAGAGCGAGATGGTGAAGCTGTTCGAGGGCGCGGGCGTCGCGGCGGGTTTCGCCGTGGTATCCACGAAGCGCTGGCCGTCCTTCGCCACCCAGTCGATCCGCTTCGCCCCGCCGGCGAAGTCGAGCGTCACGAAGGTCGAGCCGGCGGGGGAGAGGTCGAAGGTCACTTCGGTGAAGTCGCGCTCGGTGCGGAACAGCGCCGGTCGGGTGATGCCGCCGGTCTCGGCATCCCATAAAGACGGCGCCGCGCTGCCGACGCGGAAGGTGCAGGTGACGCGCTCCGCCCGGCGCTGGCGGTTGGCGACGAAGTAGATGTGGTTGGCGTCGGTCTTGCGGTGCAGCCACACGACCTGCCCGTCGGGGCTCGCGGTGCGGCAATCGGCGTCGGGCGCGACCTTGAGCGCGGCGAGTGCGTCACCGACCGATCCGCCGGGGAATACCCGGCCCTTGCCGACCTTGCGTGCCGCGGCGCCATTGCCCCACACGGCGTCGACCGCGCTGCGGAAGGCGGCGTCGCCCTCGGCCTTGCCCGCCATCGTCATCGGGTGGACCGGCCTGGGCCCGAGCACCGCCATGCCGGCCTCGACCAGCTCGCGGATCTTCGCGGCGAGCCGCGGCGTCATCGTCGTGATGTCCTGCGGGATAACGAGCAGGCGATAGGTTGCGCCGTTGGCGAGCACGACTTGCCCGTCCTTCACCCTGGCCCGGGTCAGCAGCACCTCGGCATTGACGAGGTCATATTGATGGCCCGCGGGGACCTGCGGGTCGAAATGCACGCCGATCCTGGGGTTGGTGTCGGGCGACACTTGCGGGCGGACATATTCGGCCTGGTTGGGGCTGTCCTCGCCGACGAAGTAGAGCACGTCGGCGACATAGGTGCCTTGGCGCAGCATGTACTGGCTCCGCGCGAGATACTCCATCCACGGCTTTGCCTGGCGCACCCAGGTGTTCGACGCTTCGAGGTTGATGCCCCATGGCCCCATCGCCATGCCAGGCAGCGCCTTGGGATTGGCCTGGTGCGCCCAGCGGTGGAAGAAGATCTGGTTGAAGCCCTGCGCAAACATCTGGTCGCCCAGCGTCTTCATCGAATAGGGATAGTCCTGCCAGCGGCTGGTCTCGGCCTCGCCGGTGAAGGCCTCGGCGGCGATCACGTTCTTGCCGTAGACGTGCCCGGCTGAGGCGACCATCTTGACCGTGCGGTTGTCGGTCCAGGGGGTGCGCGACCAGAATTCAGTCATCGGCACCTGCGCGCGGCCCGACACCTGCAGCGCGTCGAACGGGCCGGGGCCATAGCCCTCGATATGGAATTTGAGGCCCGCATGGTTCACGCGGTCCTGCATCCGGCCATAATAATTGTCGGCCATCAGGTCGGCGAGGGTGCGGCGGAAATCGAACAGGAAGCGGTTGGAGACGTCGAGGTCGCCGACGATGCGGCCGGTCAGGGCGGGGAGGTATTGCGTGATCGCATAGCCGTTGCGCTTCTGGAAATCGGCGGGGAGCGCAGGTGTCCAGTTCTGCATCCCGGCTTCGAAGCTGTCGATCTCGATCATGTCGAACGCCTTGCCCGCTAGGGGGCCTGCCGCCTTCACCACCTTGGCGAGCGTGCTGTCAAACTGGTGGTCGACCGCCGCGGCGCTGAGCTTGTCGATCTCGAGCCCGCGGCCCGAATCCGACGCGGCGACGTTGAGCTTGCCGGTGGGTGTGTGGCCGAAGCGCAGCACGGTCCATTCGCCCTCGGGCGGGGTCCAGTTGAGCGTGCCGGCGGCGTCGAGGTTGGCGGTGATGTCGATCACCTGGGCGGGGTCGATCGCATATTGCGCCTTGAGGTCGGCGGGCTGCTTCTCGGTCGGCCCGGCCATGACGAAATCATGCTCGGCCTTGAGGTCCCAATTGTCGATCCGCGGCGTCGCGTAGAGCAACGCCTCGGCGAGCTTGACCCTGGCCGAGGGGGTGATGCGGAAATAGATCGCCTCGACATTGGGGAAATTGAGCGTGCCGGGGGATTCGATGCCGCGCTCCGCGCCGACATTGACCTTGCCGATGCGCGACCAGGTGACGCCGTCGACCGAGGCCTCGACCGTCGCCGAGAAAGCGGGCGCTTCCTTGTCCGCGTAGAGCGTGATCGCCTGGGCTGCGAACGGCGCGTTCATCGTCACGATGAGCGGCGCGGTGGGCGAGATCTCCGCTGCGCTATGGAGGTCGCGATCGGTCAGCGTTGCGGGATCAATGGTGGCGCCTGCATCCATCGCGACGACCGCCGCGCGATACTGGCTCTCGTCGCCGGGCGAGGCGGGGAAGGCGATCACCGCGGCATCGCGATAATAGCCTTCCTTGGTATAGGGCTGCGGCAGCTGCACGCTGACCGGCTGGCCGCCGGTGACGCGCGTCTCGGTCCACACGATCTGCTGCATCGCCTGCTCGGGCTTGATCCACGGCCCGCCCGAGGACGACCAGCCCGGCGCATTGTGCAGCCCGACCTTGAGCCCCAGCTCGTCGGCCTTGCCCATCATATGGGTCATCAGGTCGAGCCATTGCGGGCTCAAATAATCGACCGGGCCCTTGGGCACGTCGCTGCTGCCGTCGAACATCAGCACGCCGCCCAGGCCGATGTCGCGCATCGCCTGGAGATCGGCGTCGATCCCCTCCCTGGTGACGTTGCCGTTCATCCAGAAATAGAGCGTGTGCGGCCGCGCCTCGGCCGGCGGGTTGCGGAACTTGTCGGGGTCGGGTGCGGGTTGGGCGACACGCTCCTGCGCTGCGCTCGTCGTCGCCAGCGCCGCCAGTGCCGTTCCCAACGCCCAGTACGCAACCCGTGACATTCCGCTCTCCTGCTTGCGGCTTCTTCGGCCTTGCCTTAGCCGCCCCGGCGGACGGTTTCGAAGAAATCCTCGCCGCCCATCTGGCCGCCCTTGAGCACCAGTTCGAGCCCGTCAACCGCAGGATCGGCGGCATGGGCGCGGACGAGGGGCGCGCCGCGTTCGATCGGCGCCGCCCAGGTCAGCGCGTCGATGCCGAGCTGGGCGACGCCGTGGCTGGAGGTGTCGCCGCCCGCGAACAGCACGCGGGTGAGGCGTGCGCGGCGGACCACGTCGCGGGTGACGCGGCCGAGCGCCTGGCCGAGCCTCTCGCCGGCCGCGGGGGCGTGGGCGTCGAGCGGGCCTTCAGCGGAGGCGATGAGCGCGCGGTTGCCTTGGGCGAGCGCGTCGAGCGCAGCGTCGGCAAGGCGTGCTTCCTCGGCGGAGGATCCTTGCAGCAGCGCCGGCACATCGGCACGCGCGGCGGCAAAGCCGTCGGCGGCGCTGCGTGCGATCTGGCGCGCGGTGACCGGCGAGCAGCTGCCGCTGACGACGAGCAGGCGATCGGCTTCGGCGGCGCGGGTGACAGCGGGCTTGCCGTCGATGAGGCCCTCCGCCTGCCATGCCAGCACCAGCGCGCGGGTGACGCCCGAGCTGCCCGCGGCGAAGCGGATGCCGCGCGAATGCAGGATCGCGCCGGTCGCGGTGAGATCGGCGAAGGTGGTGCCGTCGAACAGCACGGCGTCGGCGTCGCGCACCGCGTCGAACGCGGCTTCGGCGTCGCCCGACTGGAGGCGGTCGAGCGGGACATGGCCGATCGTCGCATTGGTCTGCGCGGCGAGATGCCGGATCAGGTCCGCCTCGTGCATCGGCGTGACCGGATGGCGCGACATGGTCGGGTGGCGGTCGATGCGATGGACCACGTCACCCGCCACCGCGAACAGATTGGCAAAGGCGACGTAACGGCCCAGATGCGGCGCCGCGACCACGATCGCCCCCGGCCCGCCGAACGCCGCCACGCCGATGTCGAGCGCACGGCCGATCGAGCCGGTCTGTGGCGCGCTGTCGAAGGTCGAGCAGGTCTTGTAGTGGATGATCGCCGCGTCGCTCAGCGCGGCGAACATCGCGGGCAGCTCGGCGTCCATCCATTCGGGCGGCCGGCTGCGCGCGTCGCTGGCGATGCCGATCGCGCGTGCCCGAGGGAAGCGGGCACGCAGCGCCGCATCGGGCGTGCGCAGGAACAGCACCGCCGGCACGCCGCCCTCGGCGAGCTGCTCGAGCACGTCGGTCGAGCCGGTGAAGTCGTCACCGATGAAGGCGTAGAGTGGTGCGGCCATGTCAGCCGCCGAACGCGCCGAGCGCCGCCTTCAGCTCCGGCGCGTCGTTTGCGGCCTGCTCGACGGGAACGCCCGCGACCGCGGCTTCCCAGGCCTGCTGCAATGCGCGCACGCCCGCGGCGGGGCCGCCCGGATGCGCCATGATCCCGCCGCCCGCGGCGAACATGCAGTCGACGCTGCCGAGCGCGGCATAGGTCGGCGCGGCCTGCCGGGCCGACTGGCCCGAGGAGAAGACCGGCATGATCTCGCAGCCCTTGTGCGGCGCCGGGAACATCGGCGTCAGGCATTCGCGGGCCGAGGCGATCACGCTCTCGTTGCTCTCGCAGAACTTGTTGTCGATGCCGTTGACGTGCGTGTGGTCGATCCCGGCGAGCCGCCACAGCTTCTGGAAGGCGATGTAGCTCATGCCGATCGCGGGCGAGCGGCCGAGCATGCCCCAGCCGTTGCGGTGGCCGTGGATCGGCAGCTGCGAATGGGCGCGAAGCACCTTCATCGCGGGCAGGCCGATCGAGTTCATGCTGGCCATGATGCAGGTGCCGCCCGCGGCCACGACGTGATCGTGGCGGGCGAGCATCTCGTCGATCTCGCCGGTCAGGTTGGCGGCGAACATCACCTTCTTGCCGGTCTTGTCGGCATGTTCGTTGATCACGCGCATCACCGCGCTGATCCGCGCGTCGAACGGGCAGTGCGGGCCGTCGGCCTGCAATTCGTCGTCCTTAATGAAGTCGATCCCTGCCTCGACCAGCGTGCGGACCTGTGCGGCGGTGGCTTCGGGCGACATGCCGACGCTCGGCTTGATGATCGTGCCAATGATCGGGCGGTCATAGACTCCCGCCAACTCGCGCGTGCCCGGCACGCCGAATTGCGGCCCCTGATAGCGCTCGAGGAACGCCGGCGGCAGCGTCACGTCGACCAGCCGCAGGCCGGAGAAGGCCTTGAGCTCGGAGAGGTTGCCGTTGATCGTCGCGAGCAGATTGGGAAGCGACGGCCCCATGTTCGATACCGGCCATGACAGCACGACCCGCGCCCGGCGCCGCTTGCCGTCCCAATCCTTCGGCTTCCCCGAACCCGGGAGCGAGGGTTCCGCGACCTCGCCCAGCTCGACCAGTTCCTCGACCCGCGCGGCATGCGCCTCGCGCAGCGCGTCGGTTTCGCCCGGCACGCGCACGAAGGTTCCGGTCGACTGCTCGCCGGCCATCGTCTCCGCGGCCTGCTGCAACGGGAAGGCGGTTTCGATCTCGTAGGTGGCGGTGACGCGCGGGTCGGTCATTTCAAATCATGCTTTCAGTCTGTCATTCGCTCTTCAGCGTAGGTCACCCTCACCCTTCCGGCGCCCCCTTCCCTCTCCCAACGGGAGAGGGAAGGGGCCCGCCGCCGCAGGCGGCGGGAAGGGTGAGGGTGAGGTTATGCTGCACGGGCGTCGCGCATCACGCCGTCTTGAAGTAGGTCGTCGTGCGCTCGGTATCGACCGCGTAATAGGGGATGAACACGAGGTTCCGTTGGCCGACCTTCGCCCGATAGGATTCGGGGTGGCCTGGCATCGGCTCGAGCGCGCCCGGGAGCGCGATCGTCTCGTTCTCGATCCCCTCCCACGGGTTGAGGCCGACATACATGATCGCGCCGCGCATCACCGCCTGGAGGTTGGGGTTCTCCGGATCGATCGCGAGGGTGCGCAGCGGCTGCGGGATGGTCAGCTCGACCGCGTCGCCGGCCTTCCAGGTCCGCGTGATCGTCGCGAGCTGGCCCGGCGTCGCCGCCTGCGCCTTGCCGTTGACCAGCAGCTTGGCGCCCTTGGTCCAGTGCGGGATGCGCAGCTTCATGGCGAAGCGGCCGTTGCCGGCCTTGCGCACGCGCAGCTTCACGGTGTCGGCGACCGGATAGTCGGTCTCCTGCACCACCTCGACCGCGCCGCCGGGGCGGTCCCAGGTCACTTCGGACGGGGTGTAGAGGTTGACCAGCAGATTGTCGTTGTCGTGGAAATAGGCGTTGAGCACATAGTCGGCGACGCCCTGCACCAGCGTGCCCGAACAGCACGGCCATTTCTGGTGGTAATAGCGCTTCTGCCCCTGCGCGCCGTAGTCGGAATAATAGGGGTAGCCGCCGTCGCTGTCGGGCAGGCGCGTCGCGAGCATCGTGTTGTAAAGCGAGCGCTCGAGCCCGTCGCCATATTGCGCCTCGCCGGTGAAGCGGATCAGGTAGCGCGCGAGCTTCAAATCCGCGAAGGCGCCGCACGGCGTCTCGTAATGCGCCTTGGAGCCTTTGAGGCTCTTGGCGAGGTTGCCCTGGCCGAGCACCACGAACTGCTCCTCCGGACCCCAGCCGCCCGAGGCGAAGCGCTGCGGCTCCATGAACTTCCACGCGTTGATCAGCGCGGTGCGGTATTTCTCGTCGCCGAGATGCAGATAGGCCTGCGCGCCCGATGCGTTGCCGATGGTGTGGCTATAGGCGTGCTTGGTCGGCAGCACGTCCTGGCCCGCGGCGAGCGGGTCGAACCACTCCTTGTTGAGGAGGTAGTGGACCGCCATGTCGTGATACTTGCGGTCGCCGGTGATCTCGGCGACGTGGAACAGGTTCTCCGAGATGACGTAGGTTTCGTCATAGGGCGGCTCGGTCTTGCCGACGCGGTCGCGCGAGACCGGCGAGATATAGGGACGGCACTTCTCGATGATGATCGGCAGCAGCGTCCTGGCCTGCTCCGCTCCGCTCAGGCGATAGGCGTCGACCAGCCCGACGACGTACTTGTCCATGACATAGGCTGCCCACTGCGCCTGCGCGCGCGGGCCGGCATAAGGGTTGGTCGCCGCGACCATCGCCTTGCCCCATTCGCTGACCAGCAGGCGAACCTTCTCGTGCGCGGCCTGGTCGCCAGTTGCGGCGCCATAGCGGGCGAGGCCGGAGATATACTGGCCGAGCGTCAGCCCGGCGACGAAGCCGTCGCGGTCGTACCAGCCGCCCATGTCGGGGCCGGGCGCGGGGAGGCCGGCATTCTGGCGGAAGACCTTGAGGATGCGGTCATTGTCGAGCGCCAGGAAATGCGCGTGGATATGGTCGAACTGGCGCTTGATGCGGCCGCCGGTGAGCTTCACCTTGCCATAGGCGAACTCGTGCATCGCCTCCTTGCCCTTGAGCGCGCCCGAGGCCTGGCCAGAAACGGAAGCTGCGGCGAGCGCGCTCGCGGGCAACGCGCTCATTCCCGCAGCGGTCGTGGCGCAGGCGGCGCAGTGCATGAAGCGCCGCCGCGATAGGCCACCAGTCACTGGGCCGTCAGTCATCCAATCCCTCCATTATCGCTCCAGCCCCCTTACGAATTTTTACGGATTCGTCGGGAATTGAAAATATAATAATACTAATGTTGGCGAGGCGCAACCAGCCGAAGCCGAGCAGATCGCCATCCGGGTTCCGGTTCTTCACCGCCTTGAAACCCAACCGTCACCCCGGCCTCGTGCCGGGGTCCACTTGGCCTCACCGACTGCGCTAGAAGCTCTTTTCCCGCCCTCGCCTCCCGGTGGCCCCCGGCACAAGGCCGGGGTGACGAAGGAAAGATCAAACCTTGAATGTCGATCTGGTTTGGACCCGACGCGTTCGGCCTATTTGCCGCGCTTGCGCGGGGTAGTGCTTTTCTCGATCCGCGAGACGCCATGGCCGATGATGTCGCGCATCGCGCGCGCGGCGCGCTCGCCGTCGCGCGCTTCGATCGCGTCGACGATCTGGGCATGGCCGCGCACGCTGGTCAGATGCTCCTCGGCCTCGTTGACCGGCGAGCTCATCCGGAACGAGGCCATCAGCGCGGTCTCGATCACCGCCGAGAGCGAGCGCATCAGGGCATTGTCCGAGGCGCGGCCGATCGCCTTGTGGAACTGGAGGTCGGCCTCGGCGAAGTCGCGTGCGCTGTCGGTCGCGTCGCGCATCCCGGCGAGGTGGTGGCGCATCTCGGCGAGATCCTCGTCGGTGCGGCGTTCGGCCGCCGCGCGGGCAGCCGCGGATTCAATCGCGACGCGGATCTCGGCGAGATCACGCAGGAACGCCATGTCGAAGCCCTGGCTGGACTTCCACGCCAGGATGTCGGCGTCGAAATAATTCCAGTGCGAGCTGTCGAGCACGGTGGTGCCGACGCGCGTCTTGGAGACGATCAGGCCCTTGGCGGTCAGCGTCTTGAACACTTCGCGCAGCACGGTGCGCGAGATACCGAACCGGGCGAGGATCTCGGCCTCTTGCGGGAGCTTCGATCCGGGCGGGATCGCGCCGGAGAGAATCTCGTTGCCCAGCATTTGCGCCACCTGGTCGTGGCTCGAACGGACGTTGCGCGCGAACCGGCCGAAGCGGGGTTCCTCCTCGATCGTTCCTTGCTGGTTCACCCGTTGCACCCGATTGCCGCCCCCTGTCTCGCGGCCGGCGCCCCGCCGCCTGTGGAGCGAGGCGCGCGGCCGATTCCCCTGTATGCGGCGAAGCGTCCCACATTTCCATCTGCATTTCACGCTGGGATGGCCCGAACGAAGCGGGACGCCGGGGGAGGGGTGGCACGCGACTGTCAGAAGCGGACGCGGACGCCGGCGGAAACGCGGCGGCCGGTCTTGCGATACTCCTTGGTGCGATCCTCGCTCACCGAGTAGATGAACTCCTTGGCGTTGTTGAGGTTGATCGCGTCGGCGAAGACGGTGAAGTGCTTGCCGACGTCGTAGGACAGGCTCACGTCGAGCTGGCCATAGGCGTCGAAATATTCGGGCTCGCCATTGCGGCCCGAGGCCACCTGCAGGAAGTTGTCGCGATAGGTGTAGGCGACACGCGCCTGGACGCCGTATTTCTCGTAGAAGCCGACCAGGCTGTACGAATATTTTGACAGCCCCTCGAGACCGAAGGTCACGTTCGCCACCGCATTGCGATATTCGGCATTGGACTCGGTATAGTTGAAGCCCGCCTGGATGCCGAAGCCGTCAAACGGCGCGGGCAGCCAATTGTCGAACGACTGGCGATAGCCGAGCTCGAAGCCCTTGACCGTCGCCCCCTCGCCATTGTCGGGCACGGTGACCTGGAAGGTGACCTGGTCGACCAGCTGCGGGGTGGTGACCAGCGTCACGAAGGACTCGATGTCCTTGTAGAACGCCGCCGCCGAGAGCAGCGAGCCGGGCGCGAAATACCATTCGGCGCCAAGCTCGACCTGCTTGGCGCGGAACGGCTGCAGGTCGGGGTTGCCGCGGCGGATCGTCTCGTTGCCCGGGTTGGTCTGGATCGACTGGCGCGGTGACAGGTCCGACAGTGTCGGGCGAGTCAGCACCTTCGACGCCGCGAAGCGCAGGATCAAATCGTCGGTGAGGTTGAGTCGCGCGTTCACCGAGGGCAGCCAGTCGTGATATTTGCCGCGGAAGCTGATCGGCTGCACCGGCGAGACGACGATGATGTTCTGGCCGCCGCCGGTGGGCCGCGCGCTCAGCACGGTGCGCGAGGCGCCCGAGGAGGTGTAGTCGGTATCCTCGTAACGCAGGCCGACATTGATCGCGAGCGGCATGCCCGCGATCTCGGTCTGGAGCGCGGCCATGGCATAGGCGGCCTTGACCTTCTCGTTGACCACCGACGAGCCCGAGGGCGAGAACACCGCCGGGTTGAACGTCTTGCCGTCCTGCGTCGCGAACTCGTCGATCGTGCGGATCAGCTCCTGCGGGCTGTAGATCAGCCAGTCGCGCAGGATGTTGCCGCCGCCGCCCGAGAAGAAATAACGGTTGGTCGGCGAGAACAACGACTGCGGCAGCGCGCGGTTGGAGTCGCAATAGGTGCACTGCTCGCCGAACGGCGTTTCGTCCGCGGTGATCGTCTTGATGCGGCTCTGCGCGAGCGCGCCGGCATAGAGCGTCAGGTTGCCGTTGCCCGGCTTCCACTCGACGTCCGCCTTATACTCCTCGATCTCGTCGTCGATGTTCGAGCCGCCGCCCCAGATGTAATAGTGCGCGGTGATGCCCTGCGGGTTGGTCGCCGCATCGGCATAGTTGGGGCTGGTGAAGCCATAGTCGTAGATCGGGCTGCCGCTGCGCCGGTCGAACCACAGGTCGACATTCTTGCGGCGGATCGTCGTGAAGAGGTTGTTCTCCTTGCCGCGGCGGCGCGCGTCGGAGAGCGAGCCGTCGAGGCGGACGCGCAGCGTGTCGGTCGGGCGCCAGTCGACATTGATGCCGAACTGGTCGGTGGTGACGTTGCGGTCGTCATACTGGATGATCTGGTCGACGAAGCCGCCGACATAGCGCTGGTACACCGCCTCGCCGCCGGTCTGCACGCCGTTGACCACGCTGCCGCCCTCCACGACCTGCTCGGCGAGGATGCCGCCGGCGAAGTCATAGGCGAGGCCGGTCTGTTGCTCGATGAATCGCGCCTTGGAATAGAGCGTGTCGATCGTCACGGTGAGCTTGTCGCTCGGGCGCATCTGGACCGAGCCGTTGACCGCCCAGCGCTTGAGGTTGCGCTCGAAGAAGAAGGGCGAGAGGTTCGACGGCATCGAGACACCGCTGAAATTCTGCACGCCCGCGCCGATGCGGCCGCGCGGGACGCCGGCGAGGTTGTAGTAGCTGTCGCCCGCCGAGCGCTTCACATGGCCCGCGCCGATGGTGAACTCGTCGATCCGGTTCTCCTGCTCCGAATAGACGCCGGCGAGCGCGATGCCGAAGGTGCCGGCATCGTTCTTCCAGCTCGCGACGCCCGAGAATTCCGGGTTCCAGCTGTCGGCGATCTCCGACCACATGCCCGTCGCGGCGCCCGCGATCTTGAAGCCTTCGCGCTGGTCGAGCGGGCGCAATGTCTTGACGTCCACGGTCGCGCCGATCGACGAGCCGTTGAAGTTCGCCTGGGGCGACTTGTAGACGTCGGCGCCCGAGATGACTTCCGAGGGGATCACGTCGAACGAGAATTCGCGGCCGTTATTGTCGGTCGCGAGCGTGCGGCCGTTGACGGTGACCGCGTTGAACTTGGGGCCGAAGCCGCGGACGGTGACGTAGCGGCCCTCGCCGCGGTTGCGCTCGATCGTCACACCGGCGACGCGCTGGAGCGATTCCGCGACATTCTGGTCGGGCAGCTTGCCCAGGTCCTCGGCGACGATCGAGTCGACCACGGCGACCGCGTTGCGCTTGATGTCGATCGCGGCGCGCTCCGAGGCGCGGATGCCGGTAACGAGGATCTCCTCCTCCTCGGCGGGCGCGGTTTCCTCGGCTGCTGGGGCCGCCGTCTCCTGCGCGAGCGCTGGCTGGGCGAGCGTGAATGCACTTCCCGCGGCGGCGGACAGCAGCATGGCACGGCGAATCGTCATCTCTCTCTCCCTGAGAATTTGTTTGACGGCAGGATGACGCACGCCATGACGTATGTCAAATTATCATCATACGTATTATAAATATGGATGTTAGCGTACGCTGCGAATCGGCAGCACGCAGAGCGCCGAGCCGAACACGAAGATCACCGCCGCCCAGAAGATCGTGCGATAGTCGTTGGCGAACAGGCCGAGCAGGATAGCGGCCATCACCGGGCTGATGATCTGGGGGATGTTGACCGCGGTGGTGAGGATGCCGAGGTCCTTGCCCTCGTCGCCCAGCGCGCTCTTGGGCAGCACCTGAGTCATCAGCGCCATGTCGATCGACATGAACATGCCGTAGCCGACCCCGATGATTGCGGCATAGGCCCACATGCCCTGCATTGTCGGTACCGCGAGTGGCGCGACCATCGCGCAGCCCATGATCAGGCTGCCAAGGATCACGAACGGCTTGCGCGCCTGGTATTTGTCCGAGAGCCAGCCCGAGATGAGCGAGGAGGCGACGAGGCAGACCAGCGTGACGATCGCCATGTTGGCGATGGCGATGTTCGAGGCGTCGTTGCCGAGCCCGATATAGTCGCGCAGGATATAGAGCAGGTAGGTCGCGACCGCCTGATAGCCCATATAGATGAAGAAGCGGCTGGCGAAGGCCCAGGCGAAGTCCGGATGCTCGCGCGGCGAAATCCAGAAGCCCTTGAGAAACTCCCGCCAGTGCACGGGACGGTGGGGCAGATGGTCGCTCGGCGGCTCGCGGTTGATCGCGACGAAGGCGAGGCACGAGGCGGCGATGGCACCGGCGAACAGGCCGTAGGCAAGCACCCGCTCGCCCGCGAGATAGCCCGCGACGACGGTGCCGGCGGTCAGACCCGCGGTCATCCCCGCGCCGACGATGCCC
This is a stretch of genomic DNA from Sphingomonas sp. BT-65. It encodes these proteins:
- a CDS encoding glycosyl hydrolase gives rise to the protein MSRVAYWALGTALAALATTSAAQERVAQPAPDPDKFRNPPAEARPHTLYFWMNGNVTREGIDADLQAMRDIGLGGVLMFDGSSDVPKGPVDYLSPQWLDLMTHMMGKADELGLKVGLHNAPGWSSSGGPWIKPEQAMQQIVWTETRVTGGQPVSVQLPQPYTKEGYYRDAAVIAFPASPGDESQYRAAVVAMDAGATIDPATLTDRDLHSAAEISPTAPLIVTMNAPFAAQAITLYADKEAPAFSATVEASVDGVTWSRIGKVNVGAERGIESPGTLNFPNVEAIYFRITPSARVKLAEALLYATPRIDNWDLKAEHDFVMAGPTEKQPADLKAQYAIDPAQVIDITANLDAAGTLNWTPPEGEWTVLRFGHTPTGKLNVAASDSGRGLEIDKLSAAAVDHQFDSTLAKVVKAAGPLAGKAFDMIEIDSFEAGMQNWTPALPADFQKRNGYAITQYLPALTGRIVGDLDVSNRFLFDFRRTLADLMADNYYGRMQDRVNHAGLKFHIEGYGPGPFDALQVSGRAQVPMTEFWSRTPWTDNRTVKMVASAGHVYGKNVIAAEAFTGEAETSRWQDYPYSMKTLGDQMFAQGFNQIFFHRWAHQANPKALPGMAMGPWGINLEASNTWVRQAKPWMEYLARSQYMLRQGTYVADVLYFVGEDSPNQAEYVRPQVSPDTNPRIGVHFDPQVPAGHQYDLVNAEVLLTRARVKDGQVVLANGATYRLLVIPQDITTMTPRLAAKIRELVEAGMAVLGPRPVHPMTMAGKAEGDAAFRSAVDAVWGNGAAARKVGKGRVFPGGSVGDALAALKVAPDADCRTASPDGQVVWLHRKTDANHIYFVANRQRRAERVTCTFRVGSAAPSLWDAETGGITRPALFRTERDFTEVTFDLSPAGSTFVTLDFAGGAKRIDWVAKDGQRFVDTTAKPAATPAPSNSFTISLWAKPDIDLRLMPDESVEGRINETGKQYLIPARAGRDIYGPKTAPKTAIAGLALGRNGAFVIERVASDSVPAVLVSHTPVAGWTHVALVYDKGTPRLYLNGKLARTGRKSGRTVFAGGSDAPAPVGVTYSFEGNFTPARTEARVRTAEEIAAEAAAGPPAPVLSAAPAEITRDRYGDLEALAWESGSYTLSDGGKFEAEVPAPIAVHGPWEVALQPGRSAPARITLPSLYSLSRHADPGVRHFSGTATYTRTIDVPEHALKKGRRVWLDLGRVEVLAGVTVNGKDLGVTWKEPYRVDITDAVRPGANQVSLAVTNLWANRMIADAALPEEGEFVDGDWAIGQRFFADGTKQDVMARKIIALPDWYKAGQAKPAGGRVTFTPWTFYEAHEPLLDSGLLGPVRVVFADRVKVE
- a CDS encoding four-carbon acid sugar kinase family protein, which produces MAAPLYAFIGDDFTGSTDVLEQLAEGGVPAVLFLRTPDAALRARFPRARAIGIASDARSRPPEWMDAELPAMFAALSDAAIIHYKTCSTFDSAPQTGSIGRALDIGVAAFGGPGAIVVAAPHLGRYVAFANLFAVAGDVVHRIDRHPTMSRHPVTPMHEADLIRHLAAQTNATIGHVPLDRLQSGDAEAAFDAVRDADAVLFDGTTFADLTATGAILHSRGIRFAAGSSGVTRALVLAWQAEGLIDGKPAVTRAAEADRLLVVSGSCSPVTARQIARSAADGFAAARADVPALLQGSSAEEARLADAALDALAQGNRALIASAEGPLDAHAPAAGERLGQALGRVTRDVVRRARLTRVLFAGGDTSSHGVAQLGIDALTWAAPIERGAPLVRAHAADPAVDGLELVLKGGQMGGEDFFETVRRGG
- a CDS encoding ribulose-bisphosphate carboxylase large subunit family protein; its protein translation is MTDPRVTATYEIETAFPLQQAAETMAGEQSTGTFVRVPGETDALREAHAARVEELVELGEVAEPSLPGSGKPKDWDGKRRRARVVLSWPVSNMGPSLPNLLATINGNLSELKAFSGLRLVDVTLPPAFLERYQGPQFGVPGTRELAGVYDRPIIGTIIKPSVGMSPEATAAQVRTLVEAGIDFIKDDELQADGPHCPFDARISAVMRVINEHADKTGKKVMFAANLTGEIDEMLARHDHVVAAGGTCIMASMNSIGLPAMKVLRAHSQLPIHGHRNGWGMLGRSPAIGMSYIAFQKLWRLAGIDHTHVNGIDNKFCESNESVIASARECLTPMFPAPHKGCEIMPVFSSGQSARQAAPTYAALGSVDCMFAAGGGIMAHPGGPAAGVRALQQAWEAAVAGVPVEQAANDAPELKAALGAFGG
- a CDS encoding glycoside hydrolase family 127 protein codes for the protein MTDGPVTGGLSRRRFMHCAACATTAAGMSALPASALAAASVSGQASGALKGKEAMHEFAYGKVKLTGGRIKRQFDHIHAHFLALDNDRILKVFRQNAGLPAPGPDMGGWYDRDGFVAGLTLGQYISGLARYGAATGDQAAHEKVRLLVSEWGKAMVAATNPYAGPRAQAQWAAYVMDKYVVGLVDAYRLSGAEQARTLLPIIIEKCRPYISPVSRDRVGKTEPPYDETYVISENLFHVAEITGDRKYHDMAVHYLLNKEWFDPLAAGQDVLPTKHAYSHTIGNASGAQAYLHLGDEKYRTALINAWKFMEPQRFASGGWGPEEQFVVLGQGNLAKSLKGSKAHYETPCGAFADLKLARYLIRFTGEAQYGDGLERSLYNTMLATRLPDSDGGYPYYSDYGAQGQKRYYHQKWPCCSGTLVQGVADYVLNAYFHDNDNLLVNLYTPSEVTWDRPGGAVEVVQETDYPVADTVKLRVRKAGNGRFAMKLRIPHWTKGAKLLVNGKAQAATPGQLATITRTWKAGDAVELTIPQPLRTLAIDPENPNLQAVMRGAIMYVGLNPWEGIENETIALPGALEPMPGHPESYRAKVGQRNLVFIPYYAVDTERTTTYFKTA
- a CDS encoding FadR/GntR family transcriptional regulator, producing the protein MNQQGTIEEEPRFGRFARNVRSSHDQVAQMLGNEILSGAIPPGSKLPQEAEILARFGISRTVLREVFKTLTAKGLIVSKTRVGTTVLDSSHWNYFDADILAWKSSQGFDMAFLRDLAEIRVAIESAAARAAAERRTDEDLAEMRHHLAGMRDATDSARDFAEADLQFHKAIGRASDNALMRSLSAVIETALMASFRMSSPVNEAEEHLTSVRGHAQIVDAIEARDGERAARAMRDIIGHGVSRIEKSTTPRKRGK